The proteins below come from a single Rhizobium tropici CIAT 899 genomic window:
- the hemH gene encoding ferrochelatase, which yields MTADLTTLSPGHPSVKYGKVGVLLINLGTPDGTDYSSMRRYLREFLTDRRVIEWSRWKWYPILFGIVLNTRPQKVGKAYETIWNKEKNESYLRTYTRNQSDLMAERLRDLPNVKVDWAMRYGQPSIADRIQALKDDGCERIVLFPLYPQYAAATTATVNDKAFEKLQKMRWQPAIRTVPQYHDDETYIEALANSVTRHLSTLDWQPEKIIASFHGIPMSYFKLGDPYYCFCQKTGRLLREKLGLSEDQFMVTFQSRFGPEEWLQPYTDKTVEELARTGTKRIAVLNPGFVSDCLETLEEIAEQAAESFHHNGGEKFTHIPCLNDSEDGMNVLEKVVRRELLGWA from the coding sequence ATGACAGCAGACCTGACCACGCTTTCGCCCGGTCACCCCAGCGTGAAATACGGCAAGGTCGGCGTGCTGCTCATCAATCTCGGAACGCCCGACGGCACCGATTATTCCTCGATGCGCCGCTACCTGCGCGAATTCCTGACCGACCGCCGCGTCATCGAGTGGTCGCGCTGGAAATGGTACCCGATCCTGTTCGGCATCGTGCTCAACACCCGGCCGCAGAAGGTCGGCAAGGCCTATGAGACGATCTGGAACAAGGAGAAGAACGAGAGCTATCTGCGCACCTATACCCGCAACCAGTCAGACCTGATGGCCGAGCGCCTGCGCGACCTGCCCAACGTCAAGGTCGATTGGGCCATGCGCTATGGTCAGCCTTCGATCGCCGATCGCATTCAGGCGCTGAAGGACGATGGCTGCGAGCGCATCGTGCTCTTCCCGCTCTATCCGCAATATGCGGCGGCAACGACGGCAACCGTCAACGACAAGGCCTTCGAGAAGCTCCAAAAGATGCGCTGGCAGCCGGCAATTCGCACCGTCCCGCAATATCACGACGACGAGACCTATATCGAGGCGCTCGCCAATTCGGTCACGCGCCATCTATCGACGCTGGACTGGCAACCGGAAAAGATCATCGCGTCCTTCCACGGCATACCCATGTCCTACTTCAAGCTCGGCGATCCCTATTACTGTTTCTGTCAGAAGACCGGCAGGCTGCTGCGCGAGAAGCTCGGCCTATCCGAAGACCAGTTCATGGTTACGTTCCAGTCCCGCTTCGGCCCGGAGGAATGGCTGCAGCCCTATACCGACAAAACGGTGGAAGAGCTTGCCAGGACAGGCACCAAGCGGATCGCCGTCCTCAACCCCGGCTTCGTCTCCGACTGCCTGGAGACGCTGGAAGAGATCGCCGAGCAGGCGGCTGAATCCTTCCACCACAATGGCGGCGAGAAATTCACCCACATTCCCTGTCTCAACGACAGCGAAGACGGCATGAACGTGCTGGAGAAGGTGGTACGGCGGGAGCTGCTCGGCTGGGCCTGA
- a CDS encoding homospermidine synthase has protein sequence MTKHNYPVYAEITGPIVMIGFGSIGRGTLPLIERHFKFDKSRMVVIDPQMDAEHLAILEKHGVRHIQAHVTKDNYKDLLKPLLTEGGGQGFCVNLSVDTGSLDLVKLCRKLDVLYIDTVVEPWLGFYFDKGLKNADRTNYALRETMRKEKEKNPGGATAVSTCGANPGMVSWFVKQALVNLAKDIGLKFEEPDQHDREGWAKLMKKVGVKGVHIAERDTQRTKHPKPLNVFWNTWSVEGFISEGLQPAELGWGTHEEWMPKNAKKHKKGCKAAIYLEQPGANTRVRTWCPTPGPQYGFLVTHNESISIADYFTVRDKDGEVTFRPTCHYAYHPANDAVLSLHEMFGNGGTPQPVHHVLDEDELEDGIDELGVLLYGHAKNAYWYGSRLSLEETRRIAPYQNATGLQVTSAVLAGMVWALENPKAGIVEADEIDYKRCLEVQLPYLGPVEGHYTDWTPLDGRPGLFPEDIDTKDPWQFRNILVR, from the coding sequence ATGACGAAACACAACTATCCGGTATATGCCGAAATTACCGGTCCGATCGTAATGATCGGCTTTGGCTCCATTGGCCGTGGCACCCTGCCCCTGATCGAGCGCCATTTCAAATTCGACAAGAGCCGGATGGTCGTCATTGACCCGCAGATGGATGCCGAGCACCTGGCGATCCTGGAAAAGCATGGCGTCCGCCATATCCAGGCCCATGTCACCAAGGACAATTACAAGGATCTCCTGAAGCCGCTTCTCACGGAAGGCGGCGGTCAGGGCTTCTGCGTCAACCTCTCGGTCGATACCGGCTCGCTCGACCTGGTCAAGCTGTGCCGCAAGCTCGATGTGCTCTATATCGACACCGTCGTCGAGCCCTGGCTTGGCTTCTACTTCGACAAGGGCCTGAAGAACGCCGACCGCACCAACTATGCGCTACGCGAAACCATGCGCAAGGAGAAGGAAAAGAACCCGGGCGGCGCGACGGCCGTTTCCACCTGCGGCGCCAATCCGGGCATGGTCTCCTGGTTCGTCAAGCAGGCGCTCGTCAATCTCGCCAAGGATATCGGCCTGAAGTTCGAAGAGCCGGATCAGCACGACCGCGAAGGCTGGGCAAAGCTGATGAAGAAGGTCGGCGTCAAGGGCGTTCACATCGCCGAGCGCGACACGCAGCGCACCAAGCATCCAAAGCCGCTCAACGTCTTCTGGAACACCTGGTCCGTAGAAGGCTTCATTTCCGAAGGTCTGCAGCCGGCCGAACTCGGCTGGGGCACCCACGAAGAATGGATGCCGAAGAACGCCAAGAAGCACAAGAAGGGCTGCAAGGCCGCCATCTATCTGGAGCAGCCGGGCGCCAACACCCGCGTTCGTACCTGGTGCCCGACCCCTGGCCCGCAATACGGCTTCCTCGTCACCCACAACGAGTCGATCTCGATCGCCGATTATTTCACCGTCCGCGACAAGGACGGCGAAGTCACTTTCCGCCCGACCTGCCATTACGCCTATCATCCGGCCAATGACGCCGTGCTCTCGCTGCACGAGATGTTCGGCAATGGCGGCACGCCGCAGCCGGTCCATCACGTTCTCGACGAGGACGAGCTGGAAGACGGCATCGACGAACTCGGCGTGCTGCTTTACGGCCATGCCAAGAATGCCTACTGGTACGGCTCGCGCCTGTCTCTCGAAGAGACCCGCCGCATCGCTCCCTACCAGAACGCCACCGGTCTGCAGGTGACATCAGCCGTGCTCGCCGGCATGGTCTGGGCGCTGGAAAACCCGAAGGCCGGCATCGTGGAAGCCGACGAAATCGATTACAAGCGCTGCCTCGAAGTACAGCTGCCCTATCTCGGCCCGGTCGAAGGTCACTACACCGACTGGACCCCGCTCGACGGCCGTCCGGGCCTCTTCCCTGAAGACATCGACACCAAGGACCCCTGGCAGTTCCGGAACATTCTGGTTCGCTGA
- a CDS encoding DUF882 domain-containing protein has protein sequence MPNLSANTKPNSLSWHSACSNLFSKVAKVAAVGLLALAVSTPVFVGTPSQAGGETRSLKIYYVHTGEKAVITYKRNGRFDPDGLEKLNRILRDWRKNQPTKMNPRLFDLIWEAYRESGSHEFIYVICGFRSPGTNEMLRTRSAHTGVAKKSQHMLGNAMDFYLPDVKLSKLREIGMKLQVGGVGYYPTSGSPFVHMDVGGVRAWPRMDRQDLVRLFPDGKTMHIPADGRPLPGYQQAVADYKRRMSSDDIQIASSSSSRRGFFARLFGGGGADEEEDNADTGTAAAPVAVASAARKGQPAPAASDDGDDGAAPAPAQVQVASVNAPVPQVRPAFGNQPAGSDVASALVSPSRNAAQDALAAAMPDTGDQPQYADLRSYHVPVPSLLDRRSPGDAEVASAEADMKGQLAAVPVPAQRPELAESLLASADADQEAADDQADAGALSPSVIAALEQSRPDRSDVNNAVAMTQPSNNVASKDQLPAAGGGLAAGNDAAQAIASVLPQQRPTQQMPMQVAALAPVRGEVKASSRRFNDGFEPTTPQERPIAAGIATKGGRPNKQDAVVADSGRATVTTAPTLTDKMISQWAIAKARVEIVNRPVKAPRFVSPTLRAQPTAVYTDGFKVQTASIDPERFSGSAVNFLQVKKFNSVE, from the coding sequence TTGCCGAATTTGAGTGCAAATACCAAGCCTAATAGCTTGAGCTGGCATTCTGCGTGCTCTAACCTATTTAGCAAGGTGGCCAAGGTAGCAGCCGTTGGCCTCCTTGCTTTGGCCGTTTCTACTCCTGTTTTCGTCGGTACTCCCTCGCAGGCTGGTGGTGAAACCCGCAGCCTGAAGATCTATTATGTCCACACCGGCGAAAAGGCCGTCATTACCTACAAGCGTAATGGCAGGTTCGATCCGGACGGCCTGGAGAAGCTGAACCGCATCCTGCGCGATTGGCGCAAGAATCAGCCCACCAAGATGAACCCGCGCCTGTTCGATCTGATCTGGGAGGCCTACCGCGAAAGCGGTTCGCACGAATTCATCTATGTGATCTGCGGGTTCCGTTCGCCTGGCACCAACGAGATGCTGCGCACGCGTTCGGCCCACACCGGCGTTGCCAAGAAGAGCCAGCACATGCTCGGCAACGCGATGGACTTCTATCTTCCGGACGTCAAGCTTTCCAAGCTGCGCGAAATCGGCATGAAGCTGCAGGTGGGCGGTGTCGGCTATTATCCGACTTCGGGTTCGCCTTTCGTCCATATGGACGTCGGCGGCGTGCGTGCATGGCCGCGCATGGATCGCCAGGATCTCGTCCGCCTCTTCCCGGATGGCAAGACGATGCATATTCCGGCCGACGGCCGGCCGCTGCCGGGCTACCAGCAGGCAGTCGCCGATTACAAGCGCCGCATGTCGTCCGACGATATCCAGATCGCCAGCTCCTCTTCGTCGCGCCGCGGCTTCTTTGCCCGTCTGTTCGGGGGCGGTGGTGCGGATGAGGAAGAGGATAATGCAGATACCGGTACGGCGGCAGCACCGGTGGCTGTCGCTTCGGCTGCTCGCAAAGGCCAGCCCGCTCCAGCCGCCAGCGATGATGGTGACGATGGCGCCGCTCCGGCTCCGGCCCAGGTTCAGGTCGCCAGCGTAAACGCGCCCGTTCCGCAGGTTCGCCCGGCATTCGGCAATCAGCCTGCCGGCAGCGATGTTGCTTCCGCTCTCGTTTCGCCGTCTCGCAACGCTGCTCAGGACGCGCTTGCCGCCGCCATGCCGGATACGGGAGATCAGCCGCAATATGCCGATCTTCGCTCCTATCATGTGCCGGTGCCGTCCTTGCTTGACCGCCGCTCACCCGGCGATGCCGAAGTGGCATCGGCCGAGGCTGACATGAAAGGCCAGTTGGCTGCCGTTCCGGTGCCGGCGCAGCGTCCGGAATTGGCCGAAAGCCTGCTGGCATCAGCCGATGCGGATCAGGAGGCCGCCGACGACCAGGCCGATGCAGGCGCGCTTTCGCCTTCGGTCATTGCGGCTCTGGAGCAGAGCCGTCCGGATCGATCGGATGTCAACAATGCGGTTGCGATGACCCAACCGTCGAACAACGTCGCGTCCAAGGATCAGCTGCCCGCGGCAGGTGGTGGTCTGGCTGCCGGTAATGATGCAGCGCAGGCTATTGCCTCCGTCCTGCCGCAGCAGAGACCGACCCAGCAAATGCCGATGCAGGTGGCCGCACTCGCGCCGGTTCGCGGTGAGGTGAAGGCCAGTAGCCGTCGCTTCAATGACGGTTTCGAGCCGACAACGCCGCAGGAACGCCCGATTGCCGCTGGCATTGCGACCAAGGGCGGGCGGCCGAACAAGCAGGATGCCGTCGTGGCCGATTCGGGCCGTGCAACTGTGACAACTGCGCCGACGCTGACGGATAAGATGATCTCGCAATGGGCGATCGCAAAGGCTCGGGTCGAGATCGTGAACCGCCCGGTCAAGGCGCCGCGCTTCGTGAGCCCGACGCTTCGTGCCCAGCCGACCGCCGTTTACACGGACGGTTT
- a CDS encoding 5'-nucleotidase C-terminal domain-containing protein, with product MKQPFGVGLLAATLLALSTSAAFADYQLNILHFNDFHSRVESINKFDTTCSAEEEAKNECFGGAARLKTIIDQRRAALAGQNVLVLDAGDNFQGSLFYTTYKGAAEVEFLNDMKIDAMTVGNHEFDDGEGPLAAFLDKAQFPVVTANLVIDDQSKLGERIKKSIVLDIGGQKIGIVGAVTTETPELASPGPHVKITDDAAAISAEVDALKSQGVNKIIALTHVGYPRDVEKIAKIAGVSVVVGGHSHTLLSNTDPKAAGPYPTMVDNPAGYKVPVVQAASYSKYLGDIVVTFDDNGAVKDAKGDPILLDSSIKPDPTILARVQEMAKPIQELRKKIIGNSQEPIEGAREVCRVRECSMGNLVADAMLDRTKAQGISIAIQNGGGLRASIGAGDVSMGDVLTVLPFQNTVATFQLTGADVKAALENGLSQIDDGAGRFPQVAGLKYSFDKSKPPGGRLVSVEVQEGTEFKPIDLEKTYGVVSNNYMRAGGDGYAVFAKNGKNAYDFGPNLESVVADYLGAHNPYKPYTDGRITQIAAAAPAAQPEPAKPADTTQTAPEQKPAAAATGSSTTTPPASSPPMVTTPSTTMPANPTATPSAPAKSDPAASTPATSAPAAETPAASAPTATAPATATPEAKGNEPPKTPATHIVVAGDTLWDLAKTYYGSASQWHKLVAANRNIKPHHLSVGEKLKIPAK from the coding sequence ATGAAGCAGCCCTTCGGAGTGGGTCTTTTGGCCGCCACGCTGCTGGCGCTGAGCACCAGCGCCGCCTTCGCGGACTATCAGCTCAACATCCTGCACTTCAACGATTTCCATTCGCGCGTGGAGTCGATCAACAAGTTCGACACGACGTGCTCCGCAGAAGAAGAAGCCAAGAATGAGTGCTTCGGCGGCGCAGCCCGGCTGAAGACCATCATCGACCAGCGCCGCGCCGCGCTTGCCGGTCAGAACGTCCTCGTCCTCGATGCCGGCGACAACTTCCAGGGCTCCCTATTCTACACGACCTACAAAGGCGCTGCCGAAGTCGAATTCCTCAATGACATGAAGATCGATGCCATGACGGTCGGCAATCATGAGTTCGACGATGGCGAAGGCCCGCTTGCCGCTTTCCTCGACAAGGCGCAGTTTCCCGTCGTGACGGCCAATCTGGTGATCGACGACCAGTCGAAGCTGGGCGAACGCATCAAGAAGTCGATCGTGCTCGATATCGGCGGCCAGAAGATCGGTATCGTCGGTGCGGTGACGACTGAAACACCGGAACTTGCCTCTCCCGGCCCGCATGTGAAGATCACCGACGATGCCGCAGCCATCAGCGCCGAAGTCGATGCCCTGAAATCGCAAGGCGTCAACAAGATCATCGCGCTCACTCATGTCGGCTATCCGCGCGATGTCGAGAAGATCGCCAAGATCGCCGGCGTCAGCGTCGTTGTCGGCGGCCACTCGCATACGCTCCTGTCGAATACCGATCCGAAGGCAGCCGGCCCCTACCCGACCATGGTCGACAATCCGGCCGGCTATAAGGTGCCTGTCGTACAGGCCGCGTCCTACAGCAAATATCTCGGCGACATCGTCGTCACCTTCGACGACAATGGCGCCGTCAAGGACGCCAAGGGTGATCCGATCCTGCTCGATTCCTCCATCAAGCCCGATCCAACGATCCTTGCACGCGTGCAGGAGATGGCAAAACCGATCCAGGAACTGCGCAAGAAGATCATCGGCAATTCGCAGGAACCGATCGAAGGCGCGCGTGAAGTCTGCCGCGTTCGGGAATGCTCGATGGGCAATCTCGTCGCCGATGCGATGCTCGACCGAACCAAGGCGCAAGGGATCTCCATTGCCATCCAGAACGGCGGCGGCTTGCGCGCCTCGATCGGCGCCGGCGACGTCAGCATGGGCGACGTGCTGACCGTACTGCCTTTCCAGAACACGGTTGCGACCTTCCAGCTCACGGGAGCCGACGTGAAAGCGGCGCTCGAAAACGGCCTCAGCCAGATCGACGACGGCGCGGGCCGCTTCCCGCAGGTTGCCGGCCTCAAATACAGCTTCGACAAATCAAAGCCGCCGGGCGGCCGTCTCGTCTCCGTCGAGGTGCAGGAAGGCACCGAATTCAAGCCGATCGATCTCGAAAAGACCTATGGCGTCGTCAGCAACAACTACATGCGCGCCGGCGGCGACGGCTATGCGGTCTTCGCCAAGAATGGCAAGAATGCCTATGACTTCGGCCCTAATCTGGAATCGGTGGTCGCCGACTATCTCGGCGCGCATAATCCCTACAAGCCCTACACGGACGGGCGCATAACACAGATTGCCGCGGCAGCGCCAGCTGCGCAGCCGGAACCCGCAAAGCCCGCCGACACCACGCAGACAGCACCGGAGCAGAAGCCGGCAGCAGCCGCTACGGGTTCATCCACGACCACCCCTCCGGCCTCCTCGCCTCCCATGGTGACAACGCCAAGCACCACCATGCCGGCAAACCCGACTGCGACGCCGTCCGCTCCGGCAAAGTCGGATCCGGCAGCCTCGACACCCGCCACCTCAGCTCCAGCGGCGGAAACCCCGGCGGCCTCCGCACCCACGGCCACAGCTCCGGCAACAGCGACGCCGGAAGCCAAGGGCAACGAACCGCCAAAGACACCGGCGACCCACATCGTCGTCGCCGGCGACACGCTTTGGGATCTCGCCAAGACCTATTATGGCAGCGCCAGCCAGTGGCACAAACTCGTGGCGGCCAACCGCAACATCAAGCCGCATCACCTGTCGGTCGGCGAAAAGTTGAAGATTCCAGCCAAGTAA
- a CDS encoding aminotransferase class IV family protein gives MDRPVEDFSLIETLRFEPETGFVRLRLHLARLQRSARRLGFAAPKNVLGKLEQAVVGAGAPLRVRLTLDREGQTEVTTAPFVPLLPDTTWRVRIAATRLDSSDKLLRVKTTCRAVYEAARAEYRPDEADEVLLLNEKDEVCEGTITSVFLEDSAELLRTPPISAGLLAGVLRTELICQRKARVGRIRLDDLNDRPLYVGNSLRGLIRAQLLWN, from the coding sequence ATGGATCGACCGGTAGAGGATTTTTCCCTCATCGAGACGCTGCGCTTCGAGCCGGAAACCGGCTTCGTCCGCCTGCGCCTGCATCTTGCGCGGCTGCAGCGTTCCGCCCGCCGTTTAGGCTTTGCAGCCCCGAAGAACGTGCTTGGAAAGCTGGAACAGGCGGTTGTCGGCGCCGGCGCACCGTTAAGGGTTCGGTTGACGCTGGATCGGGAAGGCCAAACGGAGGTGACGACGGCACCGTTTGTCCCGCTTCTGCCCGATACCACCTGGCGCGTCCGCATCGCCGCGACAAGGCTCGATTCTTCCGACAAGCTGCTGCGCGTCAAGACGACGTGCCGCGCAGTCTATGAAGCAGCTCGCGCCGAATATCGGCCCGATGAGGCAGACGAGGTGCTGCTGCTCAATGAGAAGGATGAGGTTTGCGAGGGGACGATCACCTCGGTCTTCCTCGAAGACAGCGCGGAGCTGCTCCGCACCCCGCCCATATCAGCCGGCCTGCTTGCCGGTGTCCTGCGCACCGAGCTCATCTGCCAGCGCAAGGCCCGCGTCGGCCGCATCCGGCTCGACGACCTAAACGATCGCCCCCTGTATGTCGGAAACTCCCTGCGCGGCCTGATCCGCGCACAACTCCTGTGGAATTGA
- a CDS encoding M3 family oligoendopeptidase, producing the protein MSPTSLRHSLNFSASSAAGQALGELPAWKLSDLYPSATSPEFLGDIEKARKLAIAFEEKWKGKLTEAAAKSGDAGIGAAIKEYEALDDIMGRLGSYAGLTYFTNTIDPANGKLYGDVQAKLTDYAAHLLFFPLELNRIDDAVMDACMANDAAAGHYRPWIVDLRKDKPHQLDDKLEQLFLEKSMTSAAAFNRLFDETMAELRFEIDGEKQPLEVALNMLQEQDPEVRRKAAMALAETFKANLRTFTLITNTLAKDKEISDRWRGFEDIADSRHLANRVEREVVDALAAAVRDAYPRLSHRYYKMKAKWLGMEQMNFWDRNAPLPETPNALIPWTDAKDTVLSAYGNFAPEMAAIAQRFFDEEWIDAPVRPGKAPGAFAHPTVPSAHPYVLVNYMGKPRDVMTLAHELGHGVHQVLAGGQGALMCQTPLTLAETASVFGEMLTFRALLDKTTDKRERKAMLAQKVEDMINTVVRQIAFYEFERKVHTARKNGELTSDNIGELWLSVQEESLGPAIKISEGYETYWAYIPHFIHSPFYVYAYAFGDCLVNSLYAVYRNAEKGFQDKYFELLKAGGTKHHSELLKPFGLDATDPSFWSKGLSMIEGLIDELEALDKN; encoded by the coding sequence ATGAGCCCGACCTCGCTCCGCCACTCTCTTAACTTCTCGGCAAGCTCGGCCGCCGGCCAGGCGCTTGGCGAGCTGCCCGCCTGGAAGCTCAGCGATCTCTATCCGTCCGCGACGTCGCCGGAATTTCTTGGAGACATCGAAAAGGCCCGCAAGCTGGCCATTGCCTTCGAGGAAAAATGGAAAGGCAAGCTGACCGAAGCCGCCGCCAAATCGGGCGACGCCGGCATCGGCGCCGCCATCAAGGAGTATGAGGCGCTTGACGATATCATGGGCCGCCTCGGCTCCTATGCCGGGCTCACCTATTTCACGAACACCATCGATCCGGCGAACGGCAAACTCTATGGCGACGTTCAAGCGAAGCTAACGGACTATGCCGCGCACCTGCTATTCTTTCCGCTGGAATTGAATCGCATCGACGACGCAGTCATGGATGCCTGCATGGCGAACGACGCCGCCGCCGGTCACTACCGCCCGTGGATCGTCGATCTGCGCAAGGACAAGCCGCATCAGCTCGACGACAAGCTCGAACAGTTGTTCCTGGAAAAGTCGATGACGAGCGCTGCCGCCTTCAACCGACTGTTCGACGAGACGATGGCGGAACTGCGCTTCGAGATCGACGGTGAGAAGCAGCCGCTGGAAGTGGCCTTGAACATGCTGCAGGAGCAGGACCCCGAAGTGCGTCGCAAGGCGGCCATGGCGCTTGCCGAAACCTTCAAGGCGAACCTGCGCACCTTCACGCTGATCACCAATACGCTCGCCAAGGATAAGGAAATTTCCGACCGTTGGCGCGGTTTCGAGGATATTGCCGATAGCAGGCATCTCGCCAACCGCGTCGAGCGCGAAGTGGTTGATGCGCTGGCTGCTGCCGTGCGAGACGCCTATCCACGCCTGTCGCATCGCTATTACAAGATGAAGGCCAAGTGGCTTGGCATGGAGCAGATGAATTTCTGGGACCGCAACGCGCCGCTGCCGGAAACGCCTAATGCACTGATCCCCTGGACCGATGCGAAGGACACAGTTCTTTCGGCCTACGGCAATTTTGCGCCAGAAATGGCTGCGATCGCCCAGCGCTTCTTCGATGAGGAATGGATCGACGCGCCGGTGCGTCCGGGCAAGGCGCCTGGTGCGTTCGCGCATCCGACGGTCCCTTCCGCCCATCCCTATGTCCTCGTCAATTACATGGGCAAGCCACGCGATGTCATGACGCTGGCGCATGAGCTTGGCCACGGCGTGCATCAGGTACTGGCCGGCGGCCAGGGAGCGCTGATGTGCCAGACGCCGCTGACATTGGCGGAAACCGCCTCCGTCTTCGGCGAGATGCTGACCTTCCGCGCGCTCCTCGACAAGACTACCGACAAGCGCGAACGCAAGGCGATGCTCGCCCAGAAGGTCGAGGACATGATCAATACGGTCGTGCGCCAGATCGCCTTCTACGAATTCGAGCGCAAGGTGCACACCGCCCGCAAGAATGGCGAACTGACATCGGACAATATCGGCGAACTGTGGCTCTCCGTGCAGGAAGAGAGCCTAGGCCCGGCGATCAAGATCTCCGAGGGCTATGAGACCTATTGGGCCTATATCCCCCACTTCATCCACTCGCCTTTCTACGTCTATGCCTATGCCTTCGGTGACTGCCTGGTGAATTCGCTCTATGCCGTCTACCGCAACGCCGAAAAGGGCTTCCAGGACAAGTATTTCGAGCTCCTGAAGGCCGGCGGCACCAAGCATCATTCTGAGCTCCTGAAGCCTTTTGGTCTCGACGCAACCGATCCGTCGTTCTGGAGCAAGGGCCTGTCGATGATCGAAGGGCTGATCGATGAGTTGGAAGCGTTAGATAAGAACTGA
- a CDS encoding aminodeoxychorismate synthase component I codes for MADAIPYVLFRDDSTGQVMIFAEPAEIIVAHTRAQFFDALDRMERVRRQGKWLAGYIAYEAGHLFEEKLASFAEENRKTPLLCFGVFDAPAADDHPLGQPAQRVENQEFLTEPKAAWNFETYRECFDRLHQHLRLGDCYQANLTMPIHARWNGDPRAAFWSLIERQPVKYGALVDLGGPIILSRSPELFFRTDENGWIETHPMKGTAKRGANAAEDERIIAAMLADEKTQAENRMIVDLLRNDISRITEVGTLDVPKLFEIETYPTLHQMVSHVEAKLRPGISIRDILTALFPCGSITGAPKMRAMEILHDLEDGPRDAYCGAIGMISPDGAMRFSVAIRTITLFEDGRAVFNVGGGIVFDSTAEAEYEECLLKARFAVGDRWIDR; via the coding sequence ATGGCCGACGCCATACCCTACGTCCTTTTCAGGGACGACAGCACAGGACAGGTGATGATCTTTGCCGAACCGGCCGAGATCATCGTCGCCCATACGCGCGCGCAATTTTTCGATGCCCTCGATCGGATGGAGCGGGTCAGGCGGCAGGGAAAGTGGCTTGCCGGCTATATCGCCTATGAAGCCGGGCATCTTTTCGAGGAAAAGCTTGCATCCTTCGCCGAGGAAAACAGGAAAACGCCTTTGCTCTGCTTCGGCGTTTTCGATGCGCCGGCCGCCGACGACCATCCGCTCGGCCAACCAGCCCAACGCGTGGAAAACCAGGAATTCCTGACGGAACCGAAAGCGGCCTGGAATTTCGAGACCTATCGGGAGTGCTTCGACAGGCTGCATCAGCATTTGCGCCTTGGCGACTGCTATCAGGCAAACCTTACCATGCCGATCCATGCGCGATGGAACGGTGATCCCCGCGCCGCCTTCTGGTCGCTGATCGAACGGCAGCCGGTGAAATACGGCGCACTCGTCGATCTCGGCGGTCCGATCATCCTGTCGCGCTCGCCGGAGCTTTTCTTCCGCACGGACGAGAACGGCTGGATCGAGACGCATCCGATGAAAGGCACGGCCAAGCGCGGCGCGAATGCCGCCGAGGACGAGCGCATCATCGCCGCCATGCTTGCCGACGAAAAGACGCAGGCCGAAAACCGTATGATCGTCGACCTCCTGCGCAACGATATCTCGCGCATCACCGAGGTCGGCACACTTGACGTGCCGAAGCTCTTCGAGATCGAGACCTATCCGACACTCCATCAGATGGTCAGCCATGTCGAGGCGAAGCTGCGTCCGGGCATATCGATCCGCGATATCCTTACCGCACTTTTTCCCTGCGGCTCGATCACCGGTGCGCCTAAAATGCGGGCGATGGAAATCCTGCACGATCTCGAAGACGGCCCGCGCGACGCCTATTGCGGCGCGATCGGCATGATCTCGCCTGATGGAGCCATGCGCTTTTCGGTGGCGATCCGCACGATCACGCTTTTCGAAGACGGCCGCGCGGTGTTCAATGTCGGTGGGGGCATCGTCTTCGATTCGACGGCGGAAGCGGAATATGAAGAATGCCTCCTCAAGGCGCGCTTCGCCGTGGGGGATAGATGGATCGACCGGTAG
- a CDS encoding YciI family protein: MFILSLTYLKGNDEADKHMQPHMAWVQEGYAKGWFLASGRKVPRTGGVIFARGERAELEAYVAADPFTIHGVAVYEVQEIALTTVVDGLEGLKA; encoded by the coding sequence ATGTTCATTCTCTCGCTCACCTACCTCAAGGGCAATGACGAAGCCGACAAGCACATGCAGCCGCATATGGCCTGGGTGCAGGAGGGCTATGCCAAGGGCTGGTTCCTCGCTTCCGGCCGCAAGGTACCGCGCACAGGCGGCGTCATCTTCGCTCGTGGCGAGCGGGCGGAACTTGAAGCCTATGTCGCAGCCGACCCCTTCACGATCCACGGTGTCGCCGTTTACGAAGTCCAGGAAATCGCCCTCACCACCGTCGTCGACGGGTTGGAAGGCCTGAAGGCCTAA